A portion of the Parambassis ranga chromosome 22, fParRan2.1, whole genome shotgun sequence genome contains these proteins:
- the dpysl5a gene encoding dihydropyrimidinase-related protein 5a isoform X1: MRAIAMSSSSAMVRILIKGGKVVNDDCTQEADVYIENGIIQQVGKELMIPGGAKVIDASGKLVLPGGIDTSVHLEESFMNATTADDYYSGTKAALAGGTTMVIGHVLPEKNESLLEAYEKCRSSADSKTCCDYALHVGVTWWGPKVRAEMEKLVREMGVNSFQMFMAYKDMFMLRDSELFQVLQHCKDIGAIARVHAENGELVAEGAKEALDLGISGPEGIEISRPEELEAEATHRAITIANRAHCPIYFVNVSSMTAGDVLATAKMQGKVVQGETTLAHTVLNGMQYYHQDWSHAAAHVTVPPLRLDPNTPNFLMSLLGNDTLNVVGSDHRPFTIKQKAMGKDDFTKIPHGLPGIQDRMSVIWEKGVLGGKMDENRFVAVTSSNAAKIYNLYPRKGRIIPGADADVVVWDPEGSKTISVENQVQGGDMNLYEGLRCHGVPLVTISRGRLVYENGMFTCAEGSGKFCPLRTFPDYLYKKMVQREKSLAVKAVEREPYTGEVVAVVNSGKRDFGASDLDTPTRPCTRHGGLRDLHESSFSLSGAQIDDNIPKRSSARILAPPGGRSSGIW, translated from the exons ATGAG AGCAATAGCCATGTCTTCCAGCTCAGCGATGGTGCGGATCCTGATAAAGGGCGGCAAGGTGGTGAACGACGACTGCACCCAGGAGGCCGACGTCTACATCGAGAATGGCATCATCCAGCAGGTGGGGAAGGAACTGATGATCCCCGGCGGGGCCAAAGTCATCGATGCCTCGGGGAAACTGGTGCTTCCCGGGGGCATCGACACCAGCGTCCACCTGGAGGAGAGCTTCATGAACGCCACCACGGCAGACGACTACTACAGCGGCACAAAG GCTGCCTTAGCTGGCGGTACAACAATGGTGATCGGGCATGTTCTGCCAGAGAAGAATGAGTCGCTGCTGGAAGCCTATGAGAAGTGCCGCAGCTCAGCAGATTCCAAAACCTGCTGTGACTACGCTCTGCACGTGGGAGTTACTTGGTGGGGACCCAAG GTGAGAGCCGAGATGGAGAAGCTTGTAAGAGAGATGGGAGTGAATTCCTTCCAGATGTTCATGGCTTACAAGGACATGTTCATGCTGAGGGACAGCGAACTCTTCCAGGTCCTGCAGCACTGTAAGGACATCGGAGCCATAGCAAGAGTCCATGCTGAGAATGGCGAACTGGTGGCAGAG GGTGCAAAGGAAGCACTGGATCTGGGCATCAGTGGCCCTGAAGGGATCGAAATTAGCCGGCCCGAAGAG CTGGAAGCAGAGGCAACTCACAGGGCTATCACCATCGCCAACAGG GCCCACTGCCCAATCTATTTTGTGAATGTGTCTAGTATGACTGCGGGAGATGTGTTGGCTACAGCCAAGATGCAAG GTAAGGTAGTCCAAGGAGAAACAACCTTGGCCCACACTGTCCTGAATGGTATGCAGTACTACCATCAGGACTGGTCCCACGCAGCTGCTCATGTAACCGTGCCTCCTCTTCGCCTGGACCCCAATACTCCAAATTTCCTGATGAGCCTCCTGGGAAA TGACACCCTGAATGTTGTGGGGTCTGACCACCGTCCATTCACCATCAAGCAGAAAGCTATGGGCAAGGACGATTTCACAAAGATCCCCCACGGGCTTCCTGGAATTCAGGACCGAATGAGTGTCATCTGGGAGAAAGGAGTG CTTGGAGGTAAAATGGATGAGAATCGCTTTGTAGCAGTCACAAGCTCAAATGCGGCCAAGATCTACAATCTCTATCCGAGGAAAGGGAGGATCATCCCAGGAGCAGATGCTGATGTGGTGGTCTGGGACCCCGAGGGATCCAA gacCATTTCTGTGGAAAACCAGGTCCAGGGAGGTGATATGAACCTGTACGAAGGTCTCCGTTGCCACGGTGTACCCCTGGTCACTATCAGCCGTGGGCGTCTTGTCTATGAGAATGGCATGTTCACATGTGCCGAAGGCTCCGGAAAGTTCTGCCCATTGAGGACTTTCCCAGATTACCTCTACAAGAAGATGGTTCAGAGAGAAAAG AGCCTGGCGGTAAAAGCTGTGGAACGGGAGCCCTACACGGGTGAAGTGGTTGCCGTGGTAAATTCAGGAAAGAGGGACTTTGGAGCTTCAGATCTGGACACTCCAACACGCCCCTGTACCCGGCACGGAGGTTTGAGGGACCTCCATGAGTCTAGCTTCAGCCTGTCTG GTGCTCAAATCGACGACAACATTCCAAAGAGATCCTCGGCCAGGATCCTCGCTCCTCCTGGAGGGAGATCCAGCGGGATCTGGTAA
- the dpysl5a gene encoding dihydropyrimidinase-related protein 5a isoform X2: MSSSSAMVRILIKGGKVVNDDCTQEADVYIENGIIQQVGKELMIPGGAKVIDASGKLVLPGGIDTSVHLEESFMNATTADDYYSGTKAALAGGTTMVIGHVLPEKNESLLEAYEKCRSSADSKTCCDYALHVGVTWWGPKVRAEMEKLVREMGVNSFQMFMAYKDMFMLRDSELFQVLQHCKDIGAIARVHAENGELVAEGAKEALDLGISGPEGIEISRPEELEAEATHRAITIANRAHCPIYFVNVSSMTAGDVLATAKMQGKVVQGETTLAHTVLNGMQYYHQDWSHAAAHVTVPPLRLDPNTPNFLMSLLGNDTLNVVGSDHRPFTIKQKAMGKDDFTKIPHGLPGIQDRMSVIWEKGVLGGKMDENRFVAVTSSNAAKIYNLYPRKGRIIPGADADVVVWDPEGSKTISVENQVQGGDMNLYEGLRCHGVPLVTISRGRLVYENGMFTCAEGSGKFCPLRTFPDYLYKKMVQREKSLAVKAVEREPYTGEVVAVVNSGKRDFGASDLDTPTRPCTRHGGLRDLHESSFSLSGAQIDDNIPKRSSARILAPPGGRSSGIW; this comes from the exons ATGTCTTCCAGCTCAGCGATGGTGCGGATCCTGATAAAGGGCGGCAAGGTGGTGAACGACGACTGCACCCAGGAGGCCGACGTCTACATCGAGAATGGCATCATCCAGCAGGTGGGGAAGGAACTGATGATCCCCGGCGGGGCCAAAGTCATCGATGCCTCGGGGAAACTGGTGCTTCCCGGGGGCATCGACACCAGCGTCCACCTGGAGGAGAGCTTCATGAACGCCACCACGGCAGACGACTACTACAGCGGCACAAAG GCTGCCTTAGCTGGCGGTACAACAATGGTGATCGGGCATGTTCTGCCAGAGAAGAATGAGTCGCTGCTGGAAGCCTATGAGAAGTGCCGCAGCTCAGCAGATTCCAAAACCTGCTGTGACTACGCTCTGCACGTGGGAGTTACTTGGTGGGGACCCAAG GTGAGAGCCGAGATGGAGAAGCTTGTAAGAGAGATGGGAGTGAATTCCTTCCAGATGTTCATGGCTTACAAGGACATGTTCATGCTGAGGGACAGCGAACTCTTCCAGGTCCTGCAGCACTGTAAGGACATCGGAGCCATAGCAAGAGTCCATGCTGAGAATGGCGAACTGGTGGCAGAG GGTGCAAAGGAAGCACTGGATCTGGGCATCAGTGGCCCTGAAGGGATCGAAATTAGCCGGCCCGAAGAG CTGGAAGCAGAGGCAACTCACAGGGCTATCACCATCGCCAACAGG GCCCACTGCCCAATCTATTTTGTGAATGTGTCTAGTATGACTGCGGGAGATGTGTTGGCTACAGCCAAGATGCAAG GTAAGGTAGTCCAAGGAGAAACAACCTTGGCCCACACTGTCCTGAATGGTATGCAGTACTACCATCAGGACTGGTCCCACGCAGCTGCTCATGTAACCGTGCCTCCTCTTCGCCTGGACCCCAATACTCCAAATTTCCTGATGAGCCTCCTGGGAAA TGACACCCTGAATGTTGTGGGGTCTGACCACCGTCCATTCACCATCAAGCAGAAAGCTATGGGCAAGGACGATTTCACAAAGATCCCCCACGGGCTTCCTGGAATTCAGGACCGAATGAGTGTCATCTGGGAGAAAGGAGTG CTTGGAGGTAAAATGGATGAGAATCGCTTTGTAGCAGTCACAAGCTCAAATGCGGCCAAGATCTACAATCTCTATCCGAGGAAAGGGAGGATCATCCCAGGAGCAGATGCTGATGTGGTGGTCTGGGACCCCGAGGGATCCAA gacCATTTCTGTGGAAAACCAGGTCCAGGGAGGTGATATGAACCTGTACGAAGGTCTCCGTTGCCACGGTGTACCCCTGGTCACTATCAGCCGTGGGCGTCTTGTCTATGAGAATGGCATGTTCACATGTGCCGAAGGCTCCGGAAAGTTCTGCCCATTGAGGACTTTCCCAGATTACCTCTACAAGAAGATGGTTCAGAGAGAAAAG AGCCTGGCGGTAAAAGCTGTGGAACGGGAGCCCTACACGGGTGAAGTGGTTGCCGTGGTAAATTCAGGAAAGAGGGACTTTGGAGCTTCAGATCTGGACACTCCAACACGCCCCTGTACCCGGCACGGAGGTTTGAGGGACCTCCATGAGTCTAGCTTCAGCCTGTCTG GTGCTCAAATCGACGACAACATTCCAAAGAGATCCTCGGCCAGGATCCTCGCTCCTCCTGGAGGGAGATCCAGCGGGATCTGGTAA
- the mapre3a gene encoding microtubule-associated protein RP/EB family member 3a isoform X1, producing MAVNVYATSVSIDNLSRHDMLAWVNDSLHLTYTKIEQLCSGAAYCQFMDMLFPGCILLKKVKFQAKLEHEFIHNFKVLQAAFKRMSVDKIIPVEKLVKGKFQDNFEFVQWFKKFFDANYDGKEYDPLLARQGQDVAPPPNPGDHFIHKPKRNPGPQRTSPTVPKNMPTPQRVQHNTPAMRKNPSLSRNGGSDAEIMELNQQLMELKLTVDGLEKERDFYFSKLRDIELICQEHESENNPVLSKIIDILYATEEGFAPPEDDDLDEQGHLDQDEY from the exons ATGGCAGTGAATGTGTACGCCACATCCGTGTCTATTGACAACCTGAGCCGACATGACATGCTGGCATGGGTCAACGACTCTCTGCATCTCACCTACACCAAGATCGAACAGCTCTGTTCAG gggCGGCATACTGCCAGTTCATGGACATGTTGTTTCCAGGGTGCATTCTCTTGAAGAAGGTCAAATTTCAAGCCAAGCTGGAACATGAATTTATACACAACTTCAAAGTTCTTCAAGCAGCTTTTAAAAGGATGAGTGTTGACAAA ATAATTCCTGTAGAAAAGCTCGTAAAAGGGAAATTCCAGGACAACTTTGAATTTGTGCAGTGGTTCAAGAAATTCTTCGACGCCAACTATGATGGGAAGGAGTACGACCCTCTACTAGCCAGACAGGGGCAGGACGTGGCCCCTCCCCCCAATCCAGGTGATCACTTTATCCACAAACCAAAGAGAAACCCAG GACCACAGAGGACATCTCCGACAGTTCCCAAAAACATGCCAACACCACAGCGGGTCCAGCACAACACTCCAGCCATGAGGAAGAATCCATCTTTGTCTAGAAACGGGGGCAGTGATGCTGAGATCATGGAGCTAAATCAACAG TTGATGGAGTTGAAGTTGACTGTAGATGGActagagaaggagagagacttCTACTTCAGCAAACTACGGGACATTGAGCTCATCTGCCAGGAACACGAGAGTGAAAACAACCCCGTCCTCAGCAAGATAATCGACATTCTCTACGCCACAGAG GAAGGCTTCGCACCTCCAGAAGATGACGACCTTGATGAACAAGGCCACCTGGACCAAGATGAATACTGA
- the mapre3a gene encoding microtubule-associated protein RP/EB family member 3a isoform X2 codes for MAVNVYATSVSIDNLSRHDMLAWVNDSLHLTYTKIEQLCSGAAYCQFMDMLFPGCILLKKVKFQAKLEHEFIHNFKVLQAAFKRMSVDKIIPVEKLVKGKFQDNFEFVQWFKKFFDANYDGKEYDPLLARQGQDVAPPPNPGPQRTSPTVPKNMPTPQRVQHNTPAMRKNPSLSRNGGSDAEIMELNQQLMELKLTVDGLEKERDFYFSKLRDIELICQEHESENNPVLSKIIDILYATEEGFAPPEDDDLDEQGHLDQDEY; via the exons ATGGCAGTGAATGTGTACGCCACATCCGTGTCTATTGACAACCTGAGCCGACATGACATGCTGGCATGGGTCAACGACTCTCTGCATCTCACCTACACCAAGATCGAACAGCTCTGTTCAG gggCGGCATACTGCCAGTTCATGGACATGTTGTTTCCAGGGTGCATTCTCTTGAAGAAGGTCAAATTTCAAGCCAAGCTGGAACATGAATTTATACACAACTTCAAAGTTCTTCAAGCAGCTTTTAAAAGGATGAGTGTTGACAAA ATAATTCCTGTAGAAAAGCTCGTAAAAGGGAAATTCCAGGACAACTTTGAATTTGTGCAGTGGTTCAAGAAATTCTTCGACGCCAACTATGATGGGAAGGAGTACGACCCTCTACTAGCCAGACAGGGGCAGGACGTGGCCCCTCCCCCCAATCCAG GACCACAGAGGACATCTCCGACAGTTCCCAAAAACATGCCAACACCACAGCGGGTCCAGCACAACACTCCAGCCATGAGGAAGAATCCATCTTTGTCTAGAAACGGGGGCAGTGATGCTGAGATCATGGAGCTAAATCAACAG TTGATGGAGTTGAAGTTGACTGTAGATGGActagagaaggagagagacttCTACTTCAGCAAACTACGGGACATTGAGCTCATCTGCCAGGAACACGAGAGTGAAAACAACCCCGTCCTCAGCAAGATAATCGACATTCTCTACGCCACAGAG GAAGGCTTCGCACCTCCAGAAGATGACGACCTTGATGAACAAGGCCACCTGGACCAAGATGAATACTGA